The genomic region CGCCCCCGATGGCGACCAGCTCGAGGTCGAGCAGGGCAGTGGCGCTCGCGATCGCCTGCCCGACGGCGTGCCCGGTGCGCTCGATCGCCGCACGCGCCACCGGATCGCCGGCCGCATAGGCCGCCGCAAGATCCTCCCCGGTCGCCCCGGCGAACCCCTCGCGCCTGGCCCATGCCACGGTGTGCGGTCCGCTGGCGATCGCCTCGAGCGACGTCGCCTTGCCGAACGTCTCCTCGCCCACGATGTCGGCGACCTCGACGTGGCCGATGTGACCGGCGTTTCCGGTCGGTCCGGTGATCACGCGGCCGCCGACGATGAGGCCGCCGCCGATGCCGGTGGAGACCACCATGCCCATCACGTTGTCCACGCCCTGTGCGGCGCCCACCCAGTGCTCGGCCATCGTGATGGCCACGCCGTCCATCTCCAGTGCGACGGTGGCCTCCACGCCCCGGTCGTCGAGCACGGAGGCGGCGAAGCCCCGCAGATCGAAGTCGCGCCAGTTCGGCACGTTGAGCGGAGAGACCAGCCCGCGGGATCGCTCGATCGGGCCGGCGCATCCGATGCCGACGCCCGCGAGCTCGCGCTCGCCCGCCGCGGTCAGCGCGAACTCGATGACCTCGCGCACGGATGCCTGCAGCTGCTCGCTCGTCGCCGCGCGTCCCGTCGGTGCCCGGTGCCGTGATCCCGGCACGAGCTCGCCGTCGGCGGTGACGAGGGCGGATTCGACTTTCGTTCCGCCGAAATCGACGGCGAGGGCGAGAGAGGAGCTCATGGATCCAAGAATATTGGCGATTGAGGGTCGGACGCGCGAGCCTGCTCGCGGGGCCGGCCCGATTGAGTCCGTGAGTTGCGTCAGCAACGATATTGGCGATTGAGGGTCGGACGCGCGAGCCTGCTCGCGAGGCCGGCCGCCGGCTCAGTCGCGGGGGAGGAAGGCGAGCGACGGCATCCAGCCCCTGTGCGAGATCGCGAGGTGCAGGTGCGAGCGCCGCAACATGATGGCGCCAATCACGGCCGCCGTCACCAGCGGAACGAGTCCGGAGACCGCGAGGCCCCACGCGGGGCCGAAGCGCTCCACGATCCAGCCCATCACGGGTCCGCCGAGGGCCTGCCCGCCGAGCTGCACCAGGATGTACAGCGCCATCACCCTGCCGCGGATGCCGAGGTTGGTCGACATCTGCACGAGCGAGTTGGCGCTGGTGAGGAACAGCAGGCTGGCGGCGCCGCTGCCCGCCATGAGCACGGCGAACACCACGATGTCGGGCGAGAGCGCTGCGGATGCCTGCACCACGCCGAGCACCGCGGCGCCGGCGATCACCAGGCGCAGGCTGACGCCGAGCCGTCGGGTGGAGAGCACGGCACCGGCGAGGGCGCCGACGGCGACCAGGGCGTTGAAGAATCCGTAGCCGGCCGAGCCGACCTTGTAGACGTCGTTCGCGTAAGCAGCCAGCAGCACGGGCATCGTGTAGGCGAACATCGCCACTGCGCCGAGCATGATGATGGTGAGGAGGATGCTCGGTTTCTTCTTCGCGTACCGCAATCCTTCTGCGAGCTGGCCCTTGCCCCGCGCGGCGACCGGCGACTGCAGCAGCTCCTTCGTGTTCATCAGGCTGAGCGCCGTGACCACCACGAGGCAAGCCCCTGCATTGATCACGAACGCCCATCCGCTGCCCACGGCGGAGATGGCGATGCCGCCCACCGCCGGACCGATGAGTGCGCCGAGTTGGAAGGTGGAGGAGTTGAGGCTGATCGCGTTCGGCAGGAGCCGCGGTCCGACGATCTCGTTGACGAAGACCTGGCGGGCGGGGTTGTCGACCACGGTGACGAAGCCGCCGATGAAGGCGAGAGCCCAGATGTGCCACACCTGCACGGTGTCGGTGAGGATGAGCAGGGCGAGGATCGCGGCCAGCAGCGCGGCCGTCGACTGCGTGATCATGAGCAGCACGCGCTTGGGATAGCGGTCGGCGATGACGCCGCCGAGCAGCCCGAAGATGAGCATCGGCGCGAACTGCATGGCGACGGTGACGCCCACGGCGGTGACGCTGCCCGAGAGCTGCAGCACGAGCCAGTCCTGGGCGACACGCTGCATGCCCAGCGCGGTGGTGGCGACGATCTGTCCGCCTGCGTAGAGGCGGTAGTTGGGAACGCGCAGTGAGGCGAACGTGTCGCGCCACGGCGGACGGCGCTCGAGAACGGGGACGGGAGTGGTCAGAACGGATTCGGATGCGGAGGCGGCAGAAGGAGAGGTCACGATGGTTTTCGGATAAGCGGCTGATCGAACGTGCTTTTCCACGCTAATCTCACGGGTTCTATTCCGCGAAATAATCGCACCTATAACTACTATTGGGTTCGCGAATGTATGCTCCGAGCATGTTCGATCCCGATCTGCTGGCCACCTTCCTCGCCGTGGCCGAGACCTCGAGCTTCACCCGTGCGGCGGAGCGGCTGGGGCTCAGCCAGCCCACCGTCAGCCAGCACGTGGCCCGCCTGGAGAAGGCAGCAGGTCGCACCCTGATCGACAGGGACACGCGCCAGGTGCGCCTCACCGACAACGGGGATGCCATGGCCGGCTTCGCCAGGAGCATCCTCGCCGCCCACGCCGCCGCCGACAGCTATTTCAGCGGGACCGCCATGCGCGGACGCCTGCGCTTCGGCGTCGCCGACGATCTCGCGATCACGCAGCTGCCGAGCATCCTGCGCGACTTCAGGCAGGCCTACCCGCAGATCAACCTCGAGCTCACCGTCGGGCAGTCAGGGCCGCTCTACCGGCGACTCAAAGCCGGACAGCTCGACCTGATCTTCATCAAGCAGGCGTCCGGATCGGGAGAGGGCGACCGGGTGAGCACCGACGACCTCGTCTGGATGGGGCTCGACAAGGCGGAGCTCGGACCGAACGATCCCGTGCCGCTCATCGCCTATCACGACCCGAGCATCAGCAGGCAGATGGCGATCGACGCCCTCGAGGCTGCGGGCCGCGTGTGGCGCATCACGTGCAACACGCGGGAGGTGAACGGCGTGCTCGCGGCGGTGCGGGCAGGACTGGGAGTGGCGCCGTTCCCGCGCACCCTCATTCCGAACGACCTGGTCAAGGTGACCAATCGGCTGGGGCTGCCGGAGCTCGGTCGCGTGGAATTCAGCCTGCTCGCCAACCCCGGGTCCGCGGCCGAACCCATCGCCGCGCTGACCCGCGCGATCATGGGCCGGACTCTCCATTAGGCACGCCCGTCCTCCCGGTGCTCTCCCGCTCGGCGCTTCGCGCCGTGCGGGTCCCTCACGCCCCGTGGGCCCAGCCGGGCGTGCCGCGGTCGACTGCTCGTGTCGGTGCGTTCGGCGGCGTACACGCCGCCGCCTCGAAGAGCGTCTCGCGGTCGAAGACCACGGGCTCGTCAGACGGGTGATCGCGCCGGTGATCACCGATCCCGCCCGGCCGACTGCTTGCGCAGATGAGCAGGGTCGGGCATCTGCGTTGCTCATAAGTGGAGCTCTTTTCTATTCTTGAAGACGCTATGAACTCCTCAGATGAACTGCTCGCTGTGCGCGCCGCCGAGCTCTACTACGACGAGGGACGCACCCAGGACGAGATCGGTGCAGCGCTGCA from Humibacter ginsenosidimutans harbors:
- a CDS encoding ROK family protein, translated to MSSSLALAVDFGGTKVESALVTADGELVPGSRHRAPTGRAATSEQLQASVREVIEFALTAAGERELAGVGIGCAGPIERSRGLVSPLNVPNWRDFDLRGFAASVLDDRGVEATVALEMDGVAITMAEHWVGAAQGVDNVMGMVVSTGIGGGLIVGGRVITGPTGNAGHIGHVEVADIVGEETFGKATSLEAIASGPHTVAWARREGFAGATGEDLAAAYAAGDPVARAAIERTGHAVGQAIASATALLDLELVAIGGGFSQATPDLFDVIRTTIAEHYFGFVRKVRVVPSGLSGEGPLIGAAAIVHRSELLPPL
- a CDS encoding LysR family transcriptional regulator produces the protein MFDPDLLATFLAVAETSSFTRAAERLGLSQPTVSQHVARLEKAAGRTLIDRDTRQVRLTDNGDAMAGFARSILAAHAAADSYFSGTAMRGRLRFGVADDLAITQLPSILRDFRQAYPQINLELTVGQSGPLYRRLKAGQLDLIFIKQASGSGEGDRVSTDDLVWMGLDKAELGPNDPVPLIAYHDPSISRQMAIDALEAAGRVWRITCNTREVNGVLAAVRAGLGVAPFPRTLIPNDLVKVTNRLGLPELGRVEFSLLANPGSAAEPIAALTRAIMGRTLH
- a CDS encoding MFS transporter — its product is MTSPSAASASESVLTTPVPVLERRPPWRDTFASLRVPNYRLYAGGQIVATTALGMQRVAQDWLVLQLSGSVTAVGVTVAMQFAPMLIFGLLGGVIADRYPKRVLLMITQSTAALLAAILALLILTDTVQVWHIWALAFIGGFVTVVDNPARQVFVNEIVGPRLLPNAISLNSSTFQLGALIGPAVGGIAISAVGSGWAFVINAGACLVVVTALSLMNTKELLQSPVAARGKGQLAEGLRYAKKKPSILLTIIMLGAVAMFAYTMPVLLAAYANDVYKVGSAGYGFFNALVAVGALAGAVLSTRRLGVSLRLVIAGAAVLGVVQASAALSPDIVVFAVLMAGSGAASLLFLTSANSLVQMSTNLGIRGRVMALYILVQLGGQALGGPVMGWIVERFGPAWGLAVSGLVPLVTAAVIGAIMLRRSHLHLAISHRGWMPSLAFLPRD